In Desulfobulbaceae bacterium, the following are encoded in one genomic region:
- a CDS encoding DUF4416 family protein gives MSIPQEPTPARLVVSIIFATQGTGCSDSFIDVICAALEQEFGKVNFVSSVSLFTQTDYYEQEMGERLSRIFISFEKLQPRAQLAPIKLLTNALELRFSRPDGTRQCNIDPGFLTVENFILATGKNFTHRIYLKEGIFSEVTLLFQGGKFQTLPWTYWDYAAGNVVEMLTQMRKALIAELKSLKLL, from the coding sequence ATGAGTATTCCGCAGGAGCCGACACCGGCCAGGCTTGTTGTCTCAATCATTTTTGCTACCCAGGGTACTGGCTGTAGTGATAGTTTTATTGATGTTATTTGTGCAGCGCTGGAGCAGGAGTTTGGCAAAGTAAATTTTGTGAGTTCGGTTAGCCTCTTTACTCAAACCGACTATTATGAGCAGGAAATGGGTGAGAGGCTAAGCAGGATTTTTATAAGCTTTGAAAAATTACAACCAAGGGCACAGCTTGCCCCAATTAAACTGCTGACCAATGCCCTTGAGTTACGGTTTAGCCGACCGGATGGCACTAGGCAGTGCAATATTGATCCAGGATTTTTGACGGTTGAGAATTTTATTCTTGCAACTGGTAAGAATTTTACTCACCGGATTTACCTGAAAGAGGGGATCTTTTCGGAGGTTACCCTTCTGTTCCAAGGTGGAAAATTCCAGACGCTTCCCTGGACTTATTGGGATTATGCAGCTGGAAATGTTGTTGAGATGTTGACTCAGATGCGTAAGGCCTTAATTGCAGAACTGAAAAGTTTGAAATTGCTGTAA